In Solimonas sp. K1W22B-7, the DNA window CCTTCGCCGAACACCTTGTGCAGGTCACGCAGGCCGTTGTGGCCGCCGTGGCCACCACCGGACTTGAGCTTCATCGTGCCCACCGGCAGGTCCAGCTCGTCGTGCGCCGCCAGCATGTCCACCGGCTGCAGCTTGTAGAACTGCGCCAGTGCCTGAGCCGCCTGGCCGCTGCGGTTCATGTAGGTCGACGGCTTCAGCAGCAGCGTGTCCTGCCCGGCGATCTTCACGCGCGCCAGCTCGCCATGGAACTTCGACTCCACCCGGAACGTGCCGCCATGGCGGCGCGCCAACTCGTCGGCAAACCAGAAGCCGGCGTTGTGACGCGTGCGCGCGTAGTCGGGCCCGGGGTTGCCGAGGCCGATGATCGCGCGGAGGGGAGTGGAAGACATGGTCGTTCAACAAAAAACCCGTCCGGCCAATGCGGACGGACGGGTCTGTTCAGTCCAGACGAACTTACTTTTTCTTGGCCGGAGCAGCCTTGGCCGGAGCAGCGGCCTTGGCCGGGGCGGCACCCTTGGCGGGAGCAGCGCCCTTGGCGTCCGGAGCCTTCTGGTTCGCGGCCGGAACCTCGGCCGAGCCAGCAGCAACCGGCTCGGGCTCAACGGCAGCGCGCGGCAGGTGGATCACGACGACGCTCGGGTCGGCGCCGTGCTTGAGCTCGGTCAGCGCAACGCCTTCCGGCACGTTCAGCTGCGACAGGTGCACCACGTCGTTGAGCTGCATGGCCGAGAGGTCGATCTCGATGTACTCCGGCAGGTCCTTCGGCAGGCACTCGACTTCCACCTGGTTGAGGTGGTGCTCGACGATACCGCCGCCGACCTTGACGCCCGGGGCCACTTCGGCGCCCTTGAAGTGCAGCGGCACCTGGCGACGCAGCAGCTGGTCCGCGAGGATGCGCTGGAAGTCGATGTGCAGCAGGGTTTCGTCCACCGGGTGACGCTGCAGGTCCTTGAGCACGACCTGCTGCTCGGTGCCGTTGAGCTTGAGCGTGAGGATGTGCGAGTAGAAGGCTTCGACCTTCAGGCTCTTCCACAGCTCGTTATGCGAGACGGCGATGCTGATCGGCTGATCCTTGCCACCGTAGAGGATAGCGGGCACCTTGCCCGTGCGACGGAGGCGGCGGCTCGCACCTTTGCCCTCGTCCGCGCGGGATTCGGCGCTGACAACGAAATTTTGTTTCATGGAAATCTCTCGATAAATCAATGGGCTTCCGTCCGCGACCAGACAGAAGGGGGCGCATTGTACTGGAACCCCGGCGAAGCCGCGAGTTCAGGGCTGCAGGTGCGCCAGCTTTTCCGGGTTGCGGGTGACGTAGACCGCCGCAATGCGGCCCTCGCGGATTTCCAGCGCATAGGTCTGCACGATCCGTCCGCCCATGCCCAGGACCATGCCCGGCATGCCGTTGACCGGCGCCAGCTTCAGGCCCAGCGGGCCGGTTCCGCCCAATTGGCGCTGTGCAATCAAGGGCTTGCGCACCAGGCCCGTGAGGAAGCGGGCAATGCGCAGGGCCCCCAGGATGGGTTTGCGCGCCGCTGCCACCTTGCCGCCGCCGTCGGAGTAGAACACCGCATCCTCGGCCAGCAGCCGTGTCAGCGCCTCGATATCGCCGCAACCGATGGCGCCGGCAAAGGCCAGCGTCAGGCGTTGGCGCTCTTCGGCAGAGGGCTGGTAGCGTGGTCGTTCGCGCCGCACCTGGCTGCGTGCGCGCGAGGCCAGCTGGCGGCAGGCCTCCTCGCTGCGGCGCAGCGTCCGCGCCACCTCGGGGTAGTCCAGGTCGAAGACGTCGTGCATCAGGAAGGCCGCGCGTTCCAGCGGAGACAACCGCTCCAGCGTCAGCAGCAGTGCCATCGACAGGTCGTCGGCGAACTCGCTGGCCTGGTCCGGCGCCAGCGCCGCCTCGTCCAGCAGGGGCTCCGGCAGCCAGGGACCGATGTACTCCTCGCGTTGCATGCGCGCCGACTTCAGCTCGTCCAGGCACAAGCGCGTCACCGTGCGGCCGAGGAAGGCACGCGGCTGCTCCACCGTCGCGCGGTCGGTGCCGTGCCAGCGCAGGTAGGCGTCCTGCACCACGTCCTCGGCCTCCGCCATCGAGCCGAGCATGCGGTAGGCCAGCCCCAGCAGCGAGCGCCGGTAGGGCTCGAAGCTGGTCGCCGGATCGGGCTGGGTGCTGGCGCTCATGCGATCCGCCCTGTCATGCGCTTTGCGGAACCGCCTGCGCCTGCCCGCCGACCTCGACGCGCACGCAGGTCTTGCCGTAACCCAGCGCGTACTTCAGCGTCGGGAAGATGCGCGCCGCCACCAGCGCGAAGCTGATCGACACCAGCGCGCGCCGGCCCCAGCGCTGCAGGATCTGCTCGCGCAGCGGGTCGGCCTCCAGGCTGTGTGCCAGCGAGGCCTCGGCGAAGCGGTAGGCGAGCTGCGCATCCGGCGGCAGCTGCTCCGGCTTGCGGCCGACGATGGCGCGCAGCGTCGCTGCCGGCACGCCAGCCTGCTCGGCCATGCGCACCACCAGCTGGGTGCAGGGGCCGCAGTCCTCGTGCATGCCGCCGACGATCTTGGCGGTGAACCAGGCGTCCACCGGGATATCGCGGTGGTACTTCGCCAGCGGCATGACCTTGTTGAAGAGCAGCATGGCCCTGAGGTCGATATCGAGCAGTTCGCGGGCGTAGGACATGTCGTAATCGTACGCGCGCTCGAACTTGGCGATCTGGCTGTTGATGAGGGTCTTGATCATGGCGGCTTCAAGCGTAGGCGGTGGGGGTGGGGGTGCCGCGCGGCCAGGACAGGACCAGCGCCACCAGGGCGGGGACCACGACCAGCAGGGCGTCATTGAGCAGGTGGTCCACGGCGACACGGCCCTGCAGGGCGTCGAAGACGTGGACCCCGGCGTGCAGCAGCTGGAACGCGCTGCCGGCGATCGCCGCCGGCCAGGCCTGCGGCCAGCGGACCAGGGCCAGCAACCCGGCGCCAGAGACGCTGTAGGCGGCGCCGATGTCGCGGATGAAGTGGACGTTATAGGGGCCGGTGGCGCTGACCCCGGGGATGCTGGGGTACCAGACGGCAGGGGCCAGCAGCATGAACAGGCCGTTGGCCAGCATGCCCAGGCCGAGGAGGGTGAGGGTGAGGTTGCGCATCAGCTTGCTCCGATGAAGGGGGTTCAGGAGCAAGACGAGGCAGGTGGGGCGGTTGTGACACGACCCGAGGTTATTGCTGCTTTTCCCTCTCCCGCTGGCGGGAGAGGGTAGGGCGAGGGTGGTGCAGTGGCGGTACGCACCTCTCAGATGCTTGAGGGCTCCACCCTCACCCCCGCCCTCTCCCGCCAGCGGGAGAGGGGGTTCTCCGATCTTTGGTTTCTAAACCGGCGGCAGGAGATGCAGGGCCGGTGAACATCTAGCGCCCACTCACGACGCTAAGATCCCCACTTCGTGGGGCCCCTCCACGCTGTTCGGGGCTTTAATCCACGTACAGCGAACTCACCGATTCTTCCGCGCTGATGCGGCGGATCGTCTCGGCCAGCAGGCCGCCGATCGACAGCTGGCGGATCTTGGGGCAGCCCTTGGCGGCTTCCGAGAGGGGGATGGTGTCGGTCACTACCAACTCGTCGAGTACCGACTTGCTGATGTTGGAGATCGCCGGGCCGGACAGCACCGGGTGGGTGATGTAGGCCACCACCTTGATCGCGCCGGCTTCCTTGAGCGCCTCGGCCGCCTTGCACAGGGTGCCGGCGGTGTCGGCAAGGTCGTCCACCAGCACGCAGGTGCGGCCGGTGACGTCGCCGATGATGTTCATCACGCGCGACTCGTTGGGCTTGGGGCGGCGCTTGTCGATGATCGCCAGGTCCGCGTCGTCCAGGCGCTTGGCCACCGCGCGGGCGCGCACCACGCCGCCCACGTCCGGCGCCACCACGATCAGGTTCTCGTACTTCTGGCGCCAGATTTCGCCCAGCAGCACGGGGCTGGCGTAGACGTTGTCCACGGCGATGTCGAAGAAGCCCTGGATCTGGTCGGCGTGCAGGTCCACCGTCAGCACGCGGTTGGCGCCGCACTCGCCGATCATGTCGGCGACCACCTTGGCCGAGATCGGCACGCGGGTGGAACGCGGGCGGCGGTCCTGGCGGGCATAGCCGAAGTAGGGGATCACCGCCGTGATGCGGCCGGCCGAGGCGCGCTTGAGCGCGTCCAGCATCAGCAGCAGTTCCATGACGTTGTCGTTGGTCGGCGCGCAGGTCGGCTGGATCACGAAGACGTCCTTGCCGCGGACGTTCTCCTGGATCTCGATCTGGATCTCGCCGTCCGAGAACTGCGAGATCACCGCCTGTCCCAGCGGCTGCTTCAGGTAATTGGCGATGTCCTGCGAAAGCTTGGTATTCGCATTACCCGAGAACAGCATCAGCTTGGAGTCGGCCATGTACGCGTTCGTCTCTGCGGTTGCGCTGTCGTAGTAAGAGTTCATGCAGCGCCCCGTCGATCCTGGCTAGAAGGAAGATAAGGAAAAAATGGCTGGGGCGGATGGATTCGAACCACCGAATGGCAGGATCAAAACCTGCTGCCTTACCGCTTGGCGACGCCCCAACTTCACAGGCCGCGCATTATAGCGGTGAGCGGTGAGCGATTCAGCCCGCGCGCGACGAAACTCTTCCATTGTGCCGGCACCCGCTTCTGGGCCTGGCTGGCGAGCGCCCGTTCGGTGAACGTGACGTAGACCGAGGCGCCGGTGCCCGACATGCGGGCCGGACCCTGCTGGCGGCCCCATTCCAGGGCCTGCCCCACCTCCGGGTAGCGCGCCGTGGTGACCGGCTCGCAGACGTTGACGGTGCGGCCGGCCAGGTAGTCGTCCAGGGTCACGCGGGGGCAATCGCGCTTCAGTTCCGTGGCCTCGAAGATCTCGCGGGTGCTGACCGAGACCTCGGGGACCACCACCAGGTACCAGGGTTCCGGCATCTCCACCGGCGCCAGGCGCTCGCCCACGCCCTCGGCCCAGCTGGCCAGGCCGCGCACGAAGACCGGCACGTCGGCGCCCAGCTTGAGGCCGATCTCGGCCAGTTCGGCGGTGGTGAATCCGGTGTTCCACAGGCGGTTCAGCGCCACCAGGGTGGTGGCCGCGTTGCTGGAGCCACCGCCCAGGCCGCCGCCGATCGGCAGGCGCTTCTCGATGCGGATGTCGGCGCCCAGGCCGGCGCCGCTGAGCTTGCCCAGCAGCTTGGCGGCGCGCACCGCCAGGTCATCCTCCGGGGCGATGCCGGGCAGGGCGTTCTGGCGCACCACCTTGCCGTCGCCGCGCGGTACGAAGAACAGGCTGTCGCCGTGGTCCAGGAACTGGAACAGGGTCTGCAGGTCGTGGTAGCCGTCGACGCGGCGCGCGGTCACGTGCAGGAACAGGTTCAGCTTGGCCGGGGCCGGCCAGGGGAATTCATTGGTGAAGGGAGCGAGGGTCATTGTTCTTTATATGTGTGTGTACCGGGAGTTCCGTCTCCCGCCGCCGCTCATTGTAATGGCGGTTCGGTCGCGGGCTGGGCGGTGTCCACGCCTGGCAGGCCGTCCCAGCGGTCGGCGACCAGCTTGATCGTCACCTCGGGCTTGGCCAGCTGCAGGCGCCGCGGCAGCGACACCGGCCCGGCCGGCTGGTACTCGTCATACTCCAGGCGCCAGCCGTCCTGCTCCAGCGCGGCGATCTCGCCCTCCGCGTCCAGCTCGATCACGGCGGGGGACCCCGGCGCCGGCAGGCCCAGGGCCCAGTAGCGCAGGCCGGCGATGGGGAAGGTCCAGCCCAGCTTGCGCCGCAGCCAGGCTTCCGGCTCGTTGGTCACCTGGCTACCCTCGCGGCTGCGCACCTCCACCAGCGACGGGGTGCCGACGATGCTCAGTGCGCCCACGCCGAAGGGGCCGGCCACGCGCAGGTCGAAGCTGCCGTCGGGGTTCTGCTGCCAGCGCAGGTCGCCCTTCATGCCCAGGCTGCCGTTGCTGGCGACGCGGGCCTGCAGTGCAAAGCGGTCGATCCGCTCCAGCGCGGCGCGGCGCTCCTGCCAGAGGCTTTCAGAAGGGGTTTGCGACATCTGCGGACCCTTGAACAGGGCGCAGCCCGCCAGCAGGCTGGCGGCGACCACGCCGCTCCACGCGAGCCTCATCGGGCGAGCCGCTGCACCGTTTCCTTCAGCACGCGGTGGTCGGGGTCGTCGGCGAGGGCCTTGTCCCAGATGCCGCGGGCGCGATCCTTGTCGCCCAGCGTCCACAACACTTCGCCCAGATGGGCGGCGACTTCGGGGTCCGGAAACTTATCGTAGGCCTGTTGCAGCCATGCGAGGGCTTCCTTCGAACGGCCGCGCTTGTATTCGGCCCAGCCCAGGCTGTCGATGATCGCGGCATCGTCCGGCTCCAGCTCGTGGGCGCGGCGGATCATCTCCGTGGCCTCGTCCAGGCGCTTGGTATTCACCAGCAGCATGTAGCCCAGGCCGTTGAGGGCGCGCGCGTCGTCCGGGTTTTCCGCCAGCAGCCCGCGCAGGTCCTTCTCGGCCAGCGGCAACTGGCCCATGCGTTCGTGCACCAGCGAGCGGCTGTAGACCAGCTCGCCATCGCCCGGGTAGTCGTCGACCGCCTCGTTGAGCAGCTTCAGCGCCTCGTCGTTGAGACGGGCGTCGATCAGCAGCTCGGCCTCGGCACGGTACAGCCGCGAGCCCAGCGGCGGCACCTGGTCGCGGGTCTGTGCCAGCAGCGAGCGGGCGGCGGGCAGCTGGCCGGTCTCGGCCAGCACCGCGGATCGGCGGATCAGGGCGTCCACCGCCGCCATGCCGTTGGTGACCTTGGCGTAGTAGGCCAGGGCCTTGTCCCAGTTCTTGCGGGTCTCCTCCATGCGGCCCAGCTGCAGCGCCGCGTCCTGCCCGCGGCTGCCCTGCAGCAGCGGCAGCAGGTACTTCTCCGCCTCGGCGTACTGCTCGTCGGTCACCGCCAGCACGCCCAGCGCGAAGCGGGCGTCGTCCATCTTGGGATCGGCCGCCAGTGCCTTCTGCAGCTGGCTGCGCGCGGCATCGCGCTGTTCGGCTTCCAGCAGCAGGCGGGCATAGCCGTAGCGCGCCGCGGCGCCCTTCGGCCCCACCGCCAGCTTGTCGATCAGGGCCGTCGCCTCGTCCAGCTTCTTGAGCTGCACCAGGGTGCCGACCAGCAGCAGGGTTTCCTCCTCGGAGCCCTTGGACAGCGCCACCGCCTTGCGCGCCGAGGCCTCGGCCAGCGGCAGGTTCTGGAAGCGCAGCGCCGCCAGCGCCAGCGCGTGCTGGGCGCCGGCGCGGGTGGGTTCCTTCGAGGCCAGTTCGTGCATCACCTCCACCGCCATCGGGCCCTTGTCGTTGCCGGCCTGGACCAGCAGCAGGGCGACATGGCGGTAGCCGTCGTCCTCACCACCGGCGTGGCCGGCGACGATCGCCTCGGCCTGGCGCAGCACCTCGGCCTTGTCGCCGGCTTCCAGCGACAGGCGCGCGATCACCTCGCGGGCTTCCAGCGCCGTGGGTTCGATGACCAGCCAGCGCTGCGCCGCCTGCATCGCCAGGGTGGCGTCCTTGGCCAGCAGGGCCAGCTGGGTGGCGCGCTGCGCAAGGTCCGGGTCGGGGGTGATCGCCACGGCCCTGAGGAACTCCTGGGCGGCCAGGCCGGGCTGCTGGCGATTGGCCGCCATTTCACCGGCCATCACGTGGAACTGGGCATTGGCCTCCTGGGTATCGAACGGCGAGCCCCGCGAGGTCACGGGCCGGTCGGCCGCCGCCGCGTGCGCGGAGGCCAGCAGGAGGGCCGAAAGGCCCAGGAGTTGCATTGTCGAAGGTCTGGAAATCACGGAGAAAACCGGGAGGGCGATGATTCAGAGACATTATCACCCCGGCAGGGTTCAGTTAGGGCCGCAGGCAGCGAAATTGCGAACCCGTTAAAATTGCTCAATTGTTTTCGGTAGCCCCATGGCCTTAATCACCCTAGGTCTCAGCCACCATCTCGCGCCGGTCGAGGCGCGCGAACGCATGGCCTTCGCGGAAGCCGACCTGCCGGCGGCCCTGACGCGCCTGCGGGCCCTGCCGGGCGTGGCCGAGGCCGCCATCCTGTCCACCTGCAACCGCACCGAGATCATGGCGGTGGCCGAGCTGGAGGAGGAGTCGCGCCTGCTCGAGTGGTGGCGCCGCGAGCGCCAGGCGCCGGATGGCTACGTCGAGAAGTACCTGTACTCCCACCGCGACCTGGGCAGCGTCACCCACAGCCTGCGCGTGGCCTCGGGCCTGGATTCCATGGTCCTGGGCGAGCCGCAGATCCTGGGGCAGATGAAGCAATCCTTCGCCGTGGCCAACGACCTGCGCGCCCTCGGTCCGGTGCTCGGGCGCCTGTTCCAGCACGCCTTCGCGGTGGCCAAGCTGGTGCGCAGCCAGACCCAGGTCGGTGCGCACCCGGTGTCGGTGGCCTATGCCGCCGTGCAAATGGCCCGGCGCATCTTCGCCGACCTGTCCGGCCAGACCGTGCTGCTGATCGGCGCCGGCGAAATGACCCAGCTGCTGGCGCGCCACCTGCAGCAGCATGGGGTCGGCCGCATCGTCGTTGCCAACCGCAGCCTGGAGCGCGCCGAAAAGCTCGCGCGCGAGGTCCACGGCTATGCCATCAGCCTCAACGACCTGCCGGGCTACCTGGGCGACGCCGACCTGATCGTCTCCTGCACCGCCGCCCGCGGCACCATCCTGCACAAGGAAGTGATGCAGCGCGCGGTCAAGAGCCGCCGCCGCAAGCCGGTGTTCATGATCGACCTGGCGGTGCCGCGCGACATCGACCCGCGCATTGCCGATCTCGAGGACATCTACCTCTACACCATCGACGACCTGCGCGCGGTGGTGGCGGAAAACCTCAAGCTGCGCGAGGAAGCCGCCAAGCAGGCCGAGGTGCTGATCCAGTCGCAGGCCATGGAATTCGGCCGCTGGCTCGAGAGCCGCGACGCCGGTGCCACCATCCAGCAGATCCGCGGCCGCGCCCGCGGCGTGCGCGATGAGGTGCTGGACAAAGCCCGCCGCCGCCTCGCCGCCGGCGAGAAACCCGAAGACGTGATGACCTTCCTGGCCGACACCCTGGCCAACAAGCTGATGCATGCCCCGTCGAGCGCACTCAGGCGCGCCGACGCGGTCGAACAGGCGCTGCTGCTGAACGCGGCGCGCAAGCTGTTCGACCTTCCCGACGACCAGGCCTAGCGGCCTTGCTGACTTGCCGGCATCTGCCGGCCGGCAGCCATTCCTATCGATCCGACCATGAAAGCCTCACTCCTCACCAAGCTGGAAGGACTCGCCGAGCGCCGCGAAGAAATATCGCAGGAGCTGTCGGACCCCGATGTCATCGGCAACGTCGACAAGTTCCGCCGCCTGTCGCAGGAGTACGCCCAGCTGGGGCCCCTGTCCGAGGCTTATGCCGGCTACCGCGATACCAGCACGGAGATCGCCGGCCTGCTCGACATGCGCAACGACGCCGACCGCGAGCTGCGCGAAATGGCCGAGCTGGAACTGCCGGCCGCGCAGGAGCGCCTGGCCGCGCTGGAGAAGACCCTGCAGGGCTATCTGGTGCCCAAGGACCCGCTGGACAACAACAACGTCTTCCTCGAAATCCGCGCCGGCACCGGTGGCGACGAGGCGGCGATCTTTGCCGGCGATCTGTTCCGCATGTACTCGCGCTGGGCCGAAGGCCGCGGCTGGCAGGTCGAGGTGCTGTCCATGAGCGAGGGCGAGCACGGTGGTTTCAAGGAAGTCATCTCGCGCGTCGCCGGCTTCGGCGCCTACTCACAGATGAAGTTCGAGTCCGGCGCCCATCGCGTGCAGCGCGTGCCGGAAACCGAATCGCAGGGTCGCATCCACACCTCCGCGGCCACCGTCGCGGTGCTGCCGGAGATCGAGGAGTCGCAGATCACGATCAACCCGGCGGATCTCAAGGTCGACACCTACCGTTCCGGCGGTGCCGGCGGACAGCACGTCAACAAGACCGAGTCGGCGATCCGCATCACCCACGTGCCCACCGGCGTGGTGGTGGAGTGCCAGGAAGAGCGCTCGCAGCACAAGAACCGCGCCAAGGCCATGGCCCTGCTGTCGGCGCGCCTGATCGACGCCGAGCGCTCGAAGCAGTCGGCCGACATGGCGGCGCAGCGCAAGCAGCTGGTCGGCAGCGGCGACCGCTCCGAGCGCATCCGCACCTACAACTTCCCCCAGGGCCGCATCACCGACCACCGCATCAACCTGACGCTGTACCAGCTCGAGCGCGTGATCATGGGCGACCTCGACCCGGTCATCCAGCCGCTGCTGGCCGAGCACCAGGCCGAGCTGTTGGCGGAAATCGGCGAGTGACCCTGAGCGAGGCGCTGGCCTGGGCGACGGCGCGCATCGGCGCCGCCAGCGACAGCCCGCGCCAGGACGCCGAGATCCTGCTCGCCCACCAATTGGGCCTGAGTCGCGGCCAGCTGTTCACGCGCCTGCGCGAGCCGCTGCGTCCGACGGATGCCGAGGCTTTCGAGGAGCAGGTGGCGCTGCGCGCGCGCCAGCAGCCGGTGGCCTATCTCACCGGCGAAAAGGGCTTCTGGACGCTGACGCTGAAGGTCACGCCCGCCGTGCTGGTGCCGCGCCCCGAGACCGAGCTGCTGGTGGAGTGGGCGCTGGAGTGCTTGGCCGCCAGCGAGGCGCCGCGCATCGCCGACCTCGGTACCGGCAGCGGCGCCATCGCCCTGGCCCTGGCCAGCGAACTGCCCGAGGCCTTGGTGATCGCTACCGATCTCTCGCCCGAGGCCCTGGCCGTGGCCCGCGGCAACGCCGCCGAGCTGGGCCTGGAGCGCGTCGGATTCCGCGAAGGCCACTGGTGCGAGCCGCTGCAGGGCGAGCGCTTCGACCTGGTCGTCTCCAATCCGCCCTACATCGCGGCGCGCGACGAACACCTGCCGGCGCTGCGCCACGAGCCGCTGTCGGCGCTGACCGATGGCGCCGACGGCCTGCAGTGCCTGCGCCAGATCGTCGAAGACGCCCCCGCGCTGCTGTGTCCGGGTGGCTGGCTGCTGCTGGAACACGGCTATGATCAGGGCGAAGCCGTGCGCGGCCTGCTGCGGCAGGCCGGGCTGGCCGATATCGCCACCCGCCGCGACCTCGGCGGCCAGGAACGCGCCACCGGAGGCCGCAAGCCTTGAGCAACTTCGCCCGCTACGCGCGGCAGGTGATCCTGCCGGAGGTCGGCGTCAACGGACAGCAGCTGCTGCGCGACTCCAGCGCCCTGGTGATCGGCCTGGGCGGCCTGGGTTCCATCGCCGCCGCCTATCTCGCCGGCGCCGGTCTCGGCCGCCTGGTGCTGGCCGACCGCGACCGCGTCGAGGCCAGCAACCTGCAGCGCCAGCTGCTGTACCGCCAGGCCGACCTCGGCCGCGCCAAGACCGAGGCCGCCCGTGCCCAGCTGTCGGCGCTGAACCCCGAGGTGGAGATCGAGCTGCGCGACGCCGAGACCTGGCCGCAGGCCGTGTCCACGGTCGACGTGGTGCTGGACTGCACCGACAACTTTCCCGCGCGCTTCGCCATCAACAGGGCCTGCGTCGCCGCGCGCAAACCCCTGGTCTCCGGCGCGGCGATCCGCATGGAAGGCCAGCTCGCCGTGTTCGACCTGCGCCGCGGCGGTCCCTGCTACGGCTGCCTGTTCCCGGACAGCGGCGACACCGCCGAGACCTGCGAAGAGGCCGGAATCCTGGGCCCGGTGGTGGGCGCCGTAGGGGCCATGCAGGCCCTCGCGGCGCTGCAGCTGCTGCTCGGCATCGGCGAGGCGGGGCGGCTGCAGGTGTGGGATGCGCGCCAGATGCGCTGGCGTTCGCATAAGATGACGCGCGATCCGAATTGCCCGGTCTGTGGAGAACAAAAAGATGGTCACTGAAACCGCCCTGATCCTGCCGCGCCGCCTGGCCCTGCGCATCCTGGCTGCCGCACAGAACGCCGCCCCCGGCCGCACCGCCGGCGTGGTCGGCTCCGACAGCGACGGCCCGGTCGCCTTCATGCAGCTGCGCAACGGCGCGCAGCAGACCGAGACCCAGCTGGTGCATTCCAGCGGCGACATCCAGGCCGCGCGCTTCGCGCTGGACGGCCGTGGCCTGGGCCTCTGGGCCTACGTCGTCTCGCACCCGGCCGGCCCCGCCGAGCCCAAGGCCGAGGACTTCCGCCTCAGCCCCTATCCCGATGCCGTGCACCTGGTGATCTCGCTGTCGACCAAGGGCGTGCTGGAGATGCGCGCCTGGCAGCGTATCGGCGCCGAGCCGCGCGAGCGCGTGCTGAAGATCCGCGACTAAGAATAAAAACCGTAGTCCGCGAATGAACGCAAATCAACGCGAATGTTCGTCTTTCATTTGCGTGCATTCGCGTTCATTTGCGGACTGAGATTCGTTTTGAGGAGAGAATTATGAGCGAGCAGAAGATCCTTGTTGAAAAGCGCGGCCACGTGCTGCTGATCGGCTTCAACCGTCCGCAGAAGTACAACGCCTTCGACCTCGAGATGTTCATGCAGCTGGCCGATGCCTACGGCCAGCTCAATGCCGACCCGGAGCTGCGCTGCGGCCTGGTCTACGGCCTGGGCAAGCACTTCCACGCCGGCCTGGAGCTGCCCACCTGGGGCAACACCTTCTCCGCCGGCAAGTGGCTGGACTTCGCCGCCCACCAGTGCGATCCCTGCGGCCTGACGCCGGACCGCCGCGTCAACAAGCCGATCGTCATGGCGATCCATGGCATCTGCTTCACCTCCGGCATCGAGCTGGCGCTGGCCGCCGACATCCGCGTGGTCGGCGACGACGCGCGCTTCGGCCAGATCGAGATCAAGCGCGGCATCTACCCGGTGTTCGGCGCCACCGTGCGCATGGTGCAGGAATTCGGCTGGGGCAACGCCCAGCGCTACCTGCTCACCGG includes these proteins:
- the pth gene encoding aminoacyl-tRNA hydrolase, translated to MSSTPLRAIIGLGNPGPDYARTRHNAGFWFADELARRHGGTFRVESKFHGELARVKIAGQDTLLLKPSTYMNRSGQAAQALAQFYKLQPVDMLAAHDELDLPVGTMKLKSGGGHGGHNGLRDLHKVFGEGYQRLRVGIGHPGDKSLVHNYVLNRPSKADEDAILNGISLAADAVETWFTKGWERALTQLHTATK
- a CDS encoding 50S ribosomal protein L25/general stress protein Ctc, with the protein product MKQNFVVSAESRADEGKGASRRLRRTGKVPAILYGGKDQPISIAVSHNELWKSLKVEAFYSHILTLKLNGTEQQVVLKDLQRHPVDETLLHIDFQRILADQLLRRQVPLHFKGAEVAPGVKVGGGIVEHHLNQVEVECLPKDLPEYIEIDLSAMQLNDVVHLSQLNVPEGVALTELKHGADPSVVVIHLPRAAVEPEPVAAGSAEVPAANQKAPDAKGAAPAKGAAPAKAAAPAKAAPAKKK
- a CDS encoding sigma-70 family RNA polymerase sigma factor, whose product is MSASTQPDPATSFEPYRRSLLGLAYRMLGSMAEAEDVVQDAYLRWHGTDRATVEQPRAFLGRTVTRLCLDELKSARMQREEYIGPWLPEPLLDEAALAPDQASEFADDLSMALLLTLERLSPLERAAFLMHDVFDLDYPEVARTLRRSEEACRQLASRARSQVRRERPRYQPSAEERQRLTLAFAGAIGCGDIEALTRLLAEDAVFYSDGGGKVAAARKPILGALRIARFLTGLVRKPLIAQRQLGGTGPLGLKLAPVNGMPGMVLGMGGRIVQTYALEIREGRIAAVYVTRNPEKLAHLQP
- a CDS encoding ribose-phosphate diphosphokinase produces the protein MADSKLMLFSGNANTKLSQDIANYLKQPLGQAVISQFSDGEIQIEIQENVRGKDVFVIQPTCAPTNDNVMELLLMLDALKRASAGRITAVIPYFGYARQDRRPRSTRVPISAKVVADMIGECGANRVLTVDLHADQIQGFFDIAVDNVYASPVLLGEIWRQKYENLIVVAPDVGGVVRARAVAKRLDDADLAIIDKRRPKPNESRVMNIIGDVTGRTCVLVDDLADTAGTLCKAAEALKEAGAIKVVAYITHPVLSGPAISNISKSVLDELVVTDTIPLSEAAKGCPKIRQLSIGGLLAETIRRISAEESVSSLYVD
- the ispE gene encoding 4-(cytidine 5'-diphospho)-2-C-methyl-D-erythritol kinase, which translates into the protein MTLAPFTNEFPWPAPAKLNLFLHVTARRVDGYHDLQTLFQFLDHGDSLFFVPRGDGKVVRQNALPGIAPEDDLAVRAAKLLGKLSGAGLGADIRIEKRLPIGGGLGGGSSNAATTLVALNRLWNTGFTTAELAEIGLKLGADVPVFVRGLASWAEGVGERLAPVEMPEPWYLVVVPEVSVSTREIFEATELKRDCPRVTLDDYLAGRTVNVCEPVTTARYPEVGQALEWGRQQGPARMSGTGASVYVTFTERALASQAQKRVPAQWKSFVARGLNRSPLTAIMRGL
- the lolB gene encoding lipoprotein insertase outer membrane protein LolB, producing MRLAWSGVVAASLLAGCALFKGPQMSQTPSESLWQERRAALERIDRFALQARVASNGSLGMKGDLRWQQNPDGSFDLRVAGPFGVGALSIVGTPSLVEVRSREGSQVTNEPEAWLRRKLGWTFPIAGLRYWALGLPAPGSPAVIELDAEGEIAALEQDGWRLEYDEYQPAGPVSLPRRLQLAKPEVTIKLVADRWDGLPGVDTAQPATEPPLQ
- a CDS encoding tetratricopeptide repeat protein; translated protein: MQLLGLSALLLASAHAAAADRPVTSRGSPFDTQEANAQFHVMAGEMAANRQQPGLAAQEFLRAVAITPDPDLAQRATQLALLAKDATLAMQAAQRWLVIEPTALEAREVIARLSLEAGDKAEVLRQAEAIVAGHAGGEDDGYRHVALLLVQAGNDKGPMAVEVMHELASKEPTRAGAQHALALAALRFQNLPLAEASARKAVALSKGSEEETLLLVGTLVQLKKLDEATALIDKLAVGPKGAAARYGYARLLLEAEQRDAARSQLQKALAADPKMDDARFALGVLAVTDEQYAEAEKYLLPLLQGSRGQDAALQLGRMEETRKNWDKALAYYAKVTNGMAAVDALIRRSAVLAETGQLPAARSLLAQTRDQVPPLGSRLYRAEAELLIDARLNDEALKLLNEAVDDYPGDGELVYSRSLVHERMGQLPLAEKDLRGLLAENPDDARALNGLGYMLLVNTKRLDEATEMIRRAHELEPDDAAIIDSLGWAEYKRGRSKEALAWLQQAYDKFPDPEVAAHLGEVLWTLGDKDRARGIWDKALADDPDHRVLKETVQRLAR
- the hemA gene encoding glutamyl-tRNA reductase, which gives rise to MALITLGLSHHLAPVEARERMAFAEADLPAALTRLRALPGVAEAAILSTCNRTEIMAVAELEEESRLLEWWRRERQAPDGYVEKYLYSHRDLGSVTHSLRVASGLDSMVLGEPQILGQMKQSFAVANDLRALGPVLGRLFQHAFAVAKLVRSQTQVGAHPVSVAYAAVQMARRIFADLSGQTVLLIGAGEMTQLLARHLQQHGVGRIVVANRSLERAEKLAREVHGYAISLNDLPGYLGDADLIVSCTAARGTILHKEVMQRAVKSRRRKPVFMIDLAVPRDIDPRIADLEDIYLYTIDDLRAVVAENLKLREEAAKQAEVLIQSQAMEFGRWLESRDAGATIQQIRGRARGVRDEVLDKARRRLAAGEKPEDVMTFLADTLANKLMHAPSSALRRADAVEQALLLNAARKLFDLPDDQA